In a genomic window of Poecilia reticulata strain Guanapo linkage group LG22, Guppy_female_1.0+MT, whole genome shotgun sequence:
- the atg9a gene encoding autophagy-related protein 9A, with protein sequence MAHFETEYQRLEASYSDSPPGEENLLMHVPEGSKSQWHHIENLDLFFQRVYNLHQKNGFTCMLLGEIFELVQLLFVVGFTVFLANCVDYDVLFANKFVNHTDSSKVTLPDAILPMDVCNTHIRDNVFVIFVLIISGVFWLHRLVKFLYNVCCYWEIRSFYINALKMSMSELPYATWQEVQARIIEIQKEHQICIHKKELTELDIYHRILRFKNYMVAMVNKSLLPVRFRLPVLGDSVFYTRGLKYNFELIFFWGPGSLFENEWSLKQEYKRGGNRLELADRLASRILWIGIANLLLCPVILVWQILYAFFSYTEIIKREPGSLGARCWSLYGRCYLRHFNELDHELMSRLSKGYKAASKYMNCFLSPLLTVVAKNVAFFAGSLLAVLIALTIYDEDVLAVEHVLSSITLLGVCITICRSFIPDKHMVFCPEQLLRVILAHIHYMPDHWQGNAHRYETRDQFSQLFQYKAVFILEELLSPVVTPIILIFCLRRKSLEIIDFFRNFTVEVIGVGDTCSFAQMDIRQHGHPAWMSEGKTEASIYQQAEDGKTELSLMHFAITNPHWQPPRETTHFISQLKERVHREAAGASSETHPLSLSESEPRSLVANILAGPSTLGSVHFACDSSLANNAVTGMPGGATALRSLSPISSSLHLRGSLSAAHRASGFTCRAMTGSGTDARTVSSGSSAWEGQLTSLVLSEYASTEMSIHALYMHELHKQQSRGDLSRHTWHRQESDESSDSIPDEVRSEPNTRSRNFPRSQTFPATLPSPGASSASATGGTNVGQDGEKAQSSSQRRHSGPAADHFGTAGKVVRTARVAMGGWAEDGKASSRHHEPVQEETSEDELPPHIHKVT encoded by the exons ATGGCGCACTTTGAGACCGAGTATCAGCGCCTGGAGGCGTCCTACAGTGACTCGCCTCCTGGCGAGGAGAACCTGCTGATGCACGTGCCCGAGGGAAGCAAAT CTCAGTGGCACCACATAGAAAACCTGGACTTGTTTTTTCAAAGA GTCTATAATCTGCACCAGAAGAATGGATTCACCTGCATGCTATTGGGAGAAATCTTTGAGCTGGT ACAGCTGCTATTTGTGGTTggtttcacagtttttctgGCTAACTGTGTGGATTACGACGTCCTCTTTGCCAACAAGTTCGTAAATCACACAGATTCATCTAAAGTCACCTTACCAGATGCAATACTCCCAATGGATGTCTGCAATACCCA TATCCGAGACAACGTGTTTGTGATCTTTGTTCTGATCATCTCCGGGGTGTTCTGGTTACATCGTTTGGTCAAATTCCTCTACAACGTTTGCTGCTACTGGGAGATCAGATCTTTCTACATCAACGCGCTGAAGATGAGCATG TCTGAGCTCCCTTACGCAACGTGGCAGGAAGTTCAGGCCAGGATCATTGAGATCCAGAAGGAGCACCAGATCTGCATTCATAAGAAAGAGCTGACGGAGCTCGACATTTACCACCGAATCCTCCGCTTCAAAAACTACATG GTTGCTATGGTGAATAAATCCCTCCTTCCCGTGCGATTTCGGCTTCCTGTACTGGGAGACAGCGTTTTCTACACCCGGGGTCTCAAATACAACTTTGAGCTCATCTTCTTTTGGGGACCAG gcTCCCTATTTGAGAATGAGTGGAGTCTGAAGCAAGAGTATAAGAGAGGAGGCAACAGGCTGGAGCTTGCAGATAGGCTGGCATCTCGTATCCTGTGGATTGGGATTGCAAATCTGCTTCTGTGTCCAGTCATCCTGGTGTGGCAGATTCTGTACGCCTTCTTTAGTTACACTGAG ATAATCAAGCGGGAGCCTGGATCTCTGGGGGCGAGATGCTGGTCTCTTTACGGTCGATGTTACCTGCGTCACTTCAACGAGCTGGACCACGAGCTCATGTCCCGCCTCAGTAAAGGCTACAAG GCTGCGTCCAAGTACATGAACTGCTTCCTTTCTCCCCTGCTGACAGTCGTTGCCAAAAACGTGGCGTTTTTCGCCGGCTCCCTTCTGGCCGTTCTCATTGCTCTGACCATCTACGACGAGGATGTTCTCGCGGTGGAACATGTTCTCTCGTCTATCACGCTGCTTGGAGTCTGCATAACAATTTGTAG gTCATTTATTCCTGATAAGCACATGGTGTTTTGTCCTGAACAGCTGCTGCGGGTCATCCTGGCTCACATCCACTACATGCCTGACCACTGGCAGGGCAACGCCCACAGATATGAGACCCGAGACCAGTTTTCCCAGCTCTTCCAATACAAAGCT GTGTTTATTCTTGAGGAGCTCCTAAGTCCAGTGGTGACTCCCATCATTCTCATCTTCTGCCTGAGGAGGAAGTCTCTGGAGATCATTGATTTCTTTAGGAATTTTACGGTGGAGGTGATCGGGGTGGGGGACACCTGCTCGTTTGCCCAGATGGACATCAGGCAGCACGGACATCCAGCG TGGATGTCGGAGGGAAAGACCGAGGCATCCATCTACCAGCAGGCGGAGGATGGGAAGACGGAGTTATCGCTGATGCACTTCGCCATCACCAACCCACACTGGCAGCCTCCTAGAGAGACGACACACTTCATCAGCCAGCTGAAAGAACGAGTCCACAGGGAGGCTGCAGGGGCCTCCTCTGAAACGCATCCACTCTCTTTGTCAGAGTCTGAA CCAAGAAGTCTTGTTGCAAACATCTTGGCGGGTCCCTCCACACTGGGCTCTGTTCATTTCGCCTGCGACAGCTCTTTAGCCAACAATGCAGTTACTGGAATGCCCGGCGGGGCAACGGCCCTGCGCTCTCTCTCGCCGATCAGCAGCAGCCTTCACCTCAGAGGCAGCTTGAGTGCTGCTCACAGAGCGAGTGGCTTTACTTGCAGAGCAATGACAGGCTCTGG AACTGATGCCCGAACTGTGAGCTCAGGCAGCAGCGCATGGGAGGGCCAGCTCACTAGTTTAGTCCTGTCAGAGTATGCCTCGACTGAAATGAGCATTCATGCACTTTACATGCATGAG CTTCATAAGCAGCAGTCCCGTGGTGATCTGTCGCGTCACACGTGGCACAGGCAGGAGAGCGACGAAAGCAGCGACAGCATCCCTGATGAGGTGAGGAGCGAGCCGAACACTCGCTCCCGAAATTTCCCACGCTCGCAGACCTTCCCCGCCACGCTTCCGAGTCCCGGTGCCAGTTCCGCTTCAGCCACTGGCGGCACCAACGTGGGCCAGGATGGGGAAAAGGCACAGAGCAGCAGTCAGAGGCGTCACAGTGGGCCCGCCGCAG ACCATTTTGGTACTGCTGGAAAGGTTGTGAGGACGGCCCGCGTTGCAATGGGTGGCTGGGCAGAGGACGGTAAAGCATCATCAAGACATCATGAGCCTGTACAAGAGGAAACTTCAGAGGATGAGCTGCCTCCTCACATACACAAA gttaCATAA